Proteins encoded by one window of Clostridium perfringens:
- a CDS encoding ferric reductase-like transmembrane domain-containing protein, producing MLLIISLLITTFLSIVFYKEIKKYSSILYIIATLIAIFFIVFMKTDLHNYIPKHISKYTIGVFSKSTFSLALFTIVMYTGALSNSFKYKKNLMAIRGELSIIACILTLGHNILYGIYYFPTFFTNPHSLTYYKFFATLLSLIMICLMIPLMITSFQCVRKKMNYKTWKKIQRSAYLFYGLMYIHIMLLYIPKFDKKLFEIILYSIIFFAYYLLRIRKYFKDKSKTCFSK from the coding sequence TTGTTTTTTATAAAGAAATAAAAAAATATTCTTCAATACTCTACATAATAGCTACTTTAATAGCTATATTTTTCATAGTATTTATGAAAACCGATCTACATAACTATATTCCTAAACACATAAGTAAATACACCATAGGAGTATTCTCTAAAAGTACTTTTTCCTTAGCTTTATTTACTATAGTAATGTACACTGGAGCTTTAAGTAATTCATTTAAATATAAGAAAAACCTAATGGCTATAAGAGGCGAACTTTCAATAATCGCTTGTATCTTAACCTTAGGTCATAATATTTTATATGGAATATATTATTTCCCTACATTCTTTACTAACCCACATTCTTTAACTTATTATAAGTTTTTTGCAACTTTATTAAGTTTAATCATGATATGCTTAATGATTCCTTTAATGATCACTTCATTCCAATGTGTAAGAAAAAAAATGAACTATAAAACATGGAAAAAGATTCAAAGGTCAGCATATTTATTTTATGGTTTAATGTACATACATATAATGCTTTTATACATACCAAAATTTGATAAGAAACTTTTTGAAATAATATTATATAGTATTATATTCTTTGCATACTACTTATTACGTATAAGAAAGTATTTTAAAGATAAATCTAAAACTTGTTTTAGCAAATAA
- a CDS encoding sulfatase, with product MRILMLDLDTLRADHLGCYGYERNTSPNIDSVSREGITFDNYYCSDAPCLPSRAALMSGRFGIHTGVVNHGGVCADFRIDGDNRGFNDRIAFNSLPMFLRSEGFYTASISTFAERHSAWWFNAGFNELHNVGGCGAESAEEVTPTVLKWIEDNCDKDNWFLHVNYWDAHTPYRTPDTYENPFEGDGLKRWISEERFNEHRNNKIGPHGAREIGMYNSDTSPRFPKHMGEIKNYDDLIKFFDQYDSGINYMDSHIGQILRLLKDKGLYEDLAIIITSDHGEAIGEFGMYAEHGTADYATTKIPMIIKWPGAMKNYRDDGFHYNLDLAPTLAELFNKEKKEYWDGRSYAQSILNGEDTGRDYLVLGQCVHVCQRAVRFKDYIYIRTYHDGYHLFPKEMLFNVEDDPHEIRNLAEIRKELCMEGAYLLQQWHDEMMMSSESDVDPLWTVIREGGPYHAKGHLKEYCKRLEQTGRGWAIPELKRRHPEEFK from the coding sequence ATGAGAATATTAATGTTAGATTTAGACACTTTAAGAGCAGATCATTTAGGTTGCTATGGATATGAAAGAAATACATCTCCTAATATAGATAGTGTTTCAAGGGAGGGTATAACTTTTGATAATTATTATTGTTCAGATGCACCATGTCTTCCTTCAAGGGCTGCACTTATGTCAGGAAGATTTGGAATACATACTGGTGTTGTAAATCATGGAGGAGTTTGTGCTGATTTTAGAATAGATGGGGATAATAGAGGCTTTAATGATAGAATTGCATTTAATAGCCTTCCTATGTTTTTAAGAAGTGAAGGGTTTTATACAGCTTCTATAAGTACTTTTGCTGAGAGGCATAGTGCGTGGTGGTTTAATGCTGGGTTTAATGAGCTTCATAATGTAGGTGGATGTGGAGCAGAGTCAGCAGAAGAAGTAACTCCAACTGTATTAAAATGGATAGAAGATAATTGTGATAAAGATAACTGGTTCCTTCATGTAAACTATTGGGATGCACATACTCCTTATAGAACTCCAGATACTTATGAAAATCCATTTGAAGGAGATGGTTTAAAGAGATGGATAAGTGAGGAAAGATTTAATGAACATCGTAACAATAAAATTGGACCACATGGAGCTAGAGAAATAGGAATGTATAATAGTGATACATCACCAAGATTTCCAAAACATATGGGAGAAATTAAAAATTATGATGATCTTATAAAATTCTTTGATCAATATGATTCAGGAATAAATTATATGGATTCTCATATTGGACAAATACTTAGGTTATTAAAAGATAAGGGATTATACGAAGACCTTGCTATTATAATAACATCAGATCATGGGGAGGCAATAGGTGAATTTGGTATGTATGCAGAGCACGGAACTGCTGATTATGCAACTACTAAAATACCAATGATAATAAAGTGGCCTGGGGCTATGAAAAATTATAGAGATGATGGATTTCATTATAATTTAGATTTAGCACCAACTTTAGCTGAGTTATTTAATAAGGAAAAGAAAGAGTACTGGGATGGTAGAAGCTATGCACAAAGTATTTTAAATGGAGAAGATACAGGAAGAGATTATTTGGTTTTAGGGCAATGTGTTCATGTGTGTCAAAGAGCTGTAAGATTTAAAGATTATATTTATATTAGAACTTATCATGATGGATATCACTTATTTCCAAAGGAAATGCTTTTTAATGTAGAGGATGATCCTCACGAAATAAGAAATTTAGCAGAGATAAGAAAAGAACTATGCATGGAAGGAGCGTATCTTCTTCAACAGTGGCATGATGAAATGATGATGAGTAGTGAAAGTGATGTTGATCCCCTTTGGACTGTAATAAGAGAGGGAGGACCATATCATGCTAAAGGTCATTTAAAAGAGTACTGTAAAAGATTAGAGCAAACAGGAAGAGGATGGGCAATTCCAGAACTTAAGAGAAGACATCCAGAGGAATTTAAATAG
- a CDS encoding SdpI family protein yields the protein MVIIFMGIVMFISGLICKKLHDDYEEYPNLFVGYKLKYAMRNEETWEEANNYILKPCVFVFIFSIIFTLIIRFFNLEISDIGYILVGILILVSPIICTEIHIRRFNKTKEI from the coding sequence TTGGTTATAATTTTTATGGGAATAGTTATGTTTATTAGTGGGCTTATTTGTAAAAAGCTTCATGATGACTATGAGGAATATCCCAATCTTTTTGTAGGGTATAAACTAAAGTATGCAATGAGAAATGAAGAAACATGGGAAGAGGCTAATAATTATATTTTAAAGCCATGTGTTTTTGTATTTATATTCTCAATAATATTCACTTTGATAATTAGATTTTTTAATTTAGAAATTTCTGATATAGGGTATATCTTGGTGGGTATATTAATTTTAGTTAGTCCTATAATTTGTACTGAAATTCATATAAGAAGATTCAATAAAACTAAAGAAATTTAG